One window of Chamaesiphon minutus PCC 6605 genomic DNA carries:
- a CDS encoding tetratricopeptide repeat protein yields the protein MLEESTMLDLQNSDSTIQIAAGNAEDYYHRANVNYYELQDFHGGLSDYERAIELDPNHALAYSNRGNIKKDNLQDYRGALADYDRALSLDPNDAVTYYNRALLKNIKQDYQGSLADYDRAIELADDDADSYNNRAMLKYLEIEDLVGAIEDMQIARSLYQQQGNDARATQAVELIARFQSKIDSSGLQVDFLKTGSIEEDR from the coding sequence ATGTTGGAAGAATCAACCATGCTAGACCTGCAAAACTCTGATTCCACAATCCAAATTGCTGCGGGTAATGCTGAAGATTACTATCATCGCGCCAACGTAAACTATTACGAACTTCAAGATTTCCACGGTGGATTGTCCGATTACGAGCGTGCCATTGAATTAGACCCCAACCATGCCTTAGCTTACAGTAATCGTGGCAACATCAAAAAAGATAATCTTCAAGATTATCGGGGGGCATTAGCTGATTACGATCGCGCACTCTCGCTCGATCCCAATGATGCTGTTACTTACTACAACCGCGCCCTACTGAAAAATATCAAGCAGGATTACCAAGGGTCACTTGCCGACTACGATCGCGCGATCGAACTGGCGGACGATGATGCCGATAGCTATAACAATCGGGCGATGCTCAAATATCTGGAAATTGAGGATTTAGTCGGGGCAATCGAAGATATGCAGATCGCTCGATCTCTCTATCAGCAGCAAGGCAATGATGCCAGAGCGACTCAAGCTGTCGAGTTAATCGCACGGTTTCAATCGAAGATCGATAGTTCGGGTTTGCAGGTAGATTTCTTGAAGACGGGATCGATCGAAGAAGATCGATAG